The sequence AAATACCGATCACAATGGTGTCCAGCGCGTCAAAGTCGGTAAAGTCCTTATCCTCACGAATTCTCTTGGCGCGGGCCAGCTGGCTCTCCATCAGGGAGCGGAACTGTTCTACTGCCGCGTCAATGGCTTGTTTCTCATCAGTCATAACGGTTCTCCAATCTGTAAAATTGCTTATTTATTGCTCTCTCTGGTGTAGTCCAGCAGACCGCCGCACAGCAGCATGGCGCGCTGACGGGCAGACAGGTGGCTGGCGTCCAGGGGGTATTTCTCATTCTTGGTCAGGTTCTTCAGTACCACCGGGGTGTTGTTCTCCATAGCGGTGCGAATGTCTGCCAGTTCCAGCTGATCCATCTGGTCAATGCGATCATAATCTGCCTCATTGGCAAAGGTGAAAGGCAGAATACCGGCGTTGACCAGGTTTGCCACATGGATACGGGCGAAGGACTTGGTGATGACCGCTTTAACACCCAGGTACAGGGGTACAAGTGCCGCGTGCTCACGAGAGGAGCCTTGGCCATAGTTGGCGCCGCCGATGATGATGCCTTTGCCCTCGGCTTTAATGCGCTCCGGGAAGCTCTCATCGCACACGCCGAAGCAGAACTGACTCAGGTGCGGAATGTTGGAACGGTAGGGCAGGATCTTGGCGCCTGCGGGCATAATGTGGTCAGTGGTGATATTGTCGCCCACTTTCAGCACAGCCTTAGCGGTAATGCTCTCCGGCAGCGGTTCGGTTTTGGGGAAGGGCTTGATGTTGGGCCCGCGCAGCACCTCTATGCTGGCGGCTTCCTCCGGACCGGCCGGGGGCTCAATCATATTATCGTTAATGGTAAAGTGCTCCGGCATTTCCACCGTGGGAGCCTCGCCCAGATCCCGGGGATCGGTCAGATAACCGGTGAGGGCGGAGGCTGCCGCCACTTCCGGAGATACCAGGTAGATACCGGCGTCCTTTGTGCCGCTGCGGCCTTCAAAGTTCCGGTTAAAGGTACGCAGGGAGATGCCACCGCTGTTGGGGGATTGACCCATACCAATACACGGACCGCAGGCAGACTCCAGAATGCGGGCGCCGGCGCCGATCATATCACCCAGTGCGCCGTTCATAGCCAGCATATTCAGAACCTGCTTGGAGCCGGGGGCAATGCAAAGGGAAACGGTGGGGCACACGGTTTTGCCTTTCAAGATCTTGGCAACTTTCATCATATCCACAAAAGAGGAGTTGGTGCAGGAGCCGATGGCTACCTGATCCACCTTGATCTTGCCGATCTCCTCGGTGGTCTTGACTTTATCGGGCATGTGCGGGCAGGCAGCCATGGGCTCCAGTGCGCACAGGTCAATATTGATCACTTCGTCATACTGCGCGTCCGGATCCGGCAGAATCTCCGTCCAGTCGTCTGCGCGGTCCTGGGCTTTCAGAAACGCCAGGGTGATCTCGTCAGAGGGGAAGATGGAGGTGGTAGCGCCCAGCTCCGCACCCATGTTGGTGATGGTGGCGCGCTCCGGTACGGACAGGGTCTTTACGCCCTCGCCGCCGTACTCAATGATCTTGCCGACGCCGCCTTTAACGGTCATACGGCGCAGCACTTCCAGGATCACATCTTTGGCAGAGACCCAGGGCTTTAAGTAGCCGGTCAGATTGATGCGGGTCATGGTGGGCATGGGGATATAGTAGGTGCCGCCGCCCATGGCTACGGCCACATCCATACCACCTGCGCCCATAGCCAGCATACCGATACCGCCGCCGGTGGGGGTGTGGCTGTCAGAGCCGATCAAGGTTTTGCCCGGAATGCCAAAGCGCTCCAGATGCACCTGGTGGCAAATGCCGTTGCCTGGGCGGGAGAAGTAAATGCCATGCTTCTTCGTCACGGTCTGAATGTATCTGTGGTCGTCGGCGTTCTCAAAGCCGGTTTGCAGGGTGTTGTGGTCGATGTACGCCACGGAGCGCTCGGTTTTGACCCGATCGACCCCCATAGCCTCGAATTCCAGGTACGCCATGGTACCGGTTGCGTCCTGCGTAAGGGTTTGGTCAATTTTCAGCCCAATTTCCTGTCCGGGGATCATTTCACCCTCGACCAGGTGGGATTTGATCAATTTTTGTGCAAGTGTAAGACCCATTGTTCAAAAAACCTCCTGAGTTGTTCAAAGAATTGTCAAACCCCATTTTATAATAAATCGGCAGCAATGTCAATTAGAATAAAGATTTAATAATTAGATTTCATTATATTGTTGAATTTCTGCCCGCCTTATGCTAAAATTATCGTTGAATGTGGAGAAACGGGCATACTAATTCCGGGAGGAATGGTATGCCGCACACAAACGAGGATACAGAAAAGGAAATAGAGAACGAAGAAGTTCAGACGGAAGATCTGCAACCCAATTTGCAGACCGGCTCCATCACGGTACAGAAGGACGGCCATTTTATTCACTGCTTAACGGTGATCGGCCAGATCGAGGGCCACTATATTTTGCCCAGTCAAAATAAGACCACCAAGTACGAGCATGTAATCCCGCAGCTGGTGGCCATTGAGGAAAGCGACGATGTAGAGGGCCTGCTGATTATTCTCAACACCGTGGGCGGCGATGTGGAGGCAGGGCTGGCCATTGCAGAGCTGTTGTCCACCATGCGAACGCCCACCGCCTCTCTGGTGCTGGGTGGCGGCCACTCCATCGGCGTGCCCCTGGCGGTGTCTTGTCGGCGCAGTTTTATTGTGCCCAGCGCCACCATGACGGTGCACCCGGTGCGTATGAACGGCCTGGTACTGGGCGTGCCCCAGACCCTGTCTTATTTTGAGAAAATGCAGGATCGGATCGTGCGCTTTATTGCGCATAATGCCAAGATCAGCGCAGACGATTTCCGTGCCCTGATGATGAAGACCGGGGAACTGGTGATGGATGTAGGCACGGTGCTGGACGGTGCCGGTGCTGTGGACTGCGGGCTCATTGACCAAATGGGCGGTCTTAGTGACGCACTTGCGTTTCTCAACCGCACCATTGAGGAGGAGCACCATGCTGTGGACGGTCATTAGCCAGGCGGATGTGTTCTACCAGGCGGCGCAGGGCAGCCGGGCGCCCCGCTCCAGTAACCCTTTTGACTACCTGAACAACGGGTACAGTCTGGAGGGCGCTTCTTTGTTCGGAGGGCAGGATCATGTGGTTTTTAACTGCGATATTTCAAGCCGTCGCACAGGCAGTCACCTGGGTACTCCCGGTGTCTGAAAGTGGGCATTCGGCGATCTTTCACGATTTTTCCGGTCGGTTCAGCGGCAATGGCAGCGAGCTGACCGGGCTGGTACATATTGGTATTGCACTGGGTATCTTCTTGGTGTTCATTAAGCTGTTTGTGCGGCTGTTTGGCGAGTTTATCGCCTTTTTCAAAGATGCGTTTGCAAAGCAAAATCCCTTTGTAAACCCCGGCGGTGTACGCCGGTTTATGTTCGGCACGGTGCTGGGCTTTTTGCCGATGGTTTTGCTGTTGGTGCCGGCAGGCAAGTATGGCAATGTGTACGGCCTGTTTCGCAGCATGGGTTATAACGGCACACTGCTGGACGAGGGCGTGTTTTTCGCTCTCACAGGCGGGCTTATTCTGCTGGCGCTGTTGCAAATGAAAAAGCACGGTCCCCAAAAGAATGTGGACTGGTACGCCGCTTTAATTTTGGGGTTTGCCTCCGCCTTTTCCCTGCCCATTGCCGGGCTGTCCTATATGGGCGCGCTGTTCTGCCTGGGCGTGATGATGGGCGTGGCACGCAAAATCTCTTACCGCTTTGCGGCGGTGTCCAGCGTGCTGACCCTGTTGGTGCTGGGCGTGGTGGAAATTTGCACCTGTGTGACTTATGTAAATATCATTGCCGGTATTTTGGCGGTGGTACTCAGTGCGGCGGTGACCTATTTTATGGTGAAGCTGATGCTGTGGATCCTGCACGGGGGCAAGCTTAAGGCGTTTGCCTATTACGATTTTGCCCTGGCCGGTGTGTGCGCCGTGGTGGGTATTTTTGAACTGATTTTACGATAATTTTAGCTTTTAAGGACAGATAAAATGGCGAATGTACAAAAGAAGAATGCCCGGGGTCATCGCCGGGAAGAAAAGAAAGCTGCGGCCCGCGGGACTGCTCCGGCGCCAAAAAAGCGCACGAAGGCGGAACAGGCTCGTTGGGAGCAAATGGAGCTGGAAGCCCAAGCGGCTGCCGCCAAGCGTCAGGAGAACATCAGCCGTATTGTCGGCGTGGCAATTTTTGCCTTGTCGGTGATTTTTTTCTTCGTTGCGGTGATCGGCGGTGACGGCGCATGGAAAGTGGTACATAATGTGTACTTAGGGCTGTTTGGCATGTTGGCGGCCGTGTTGTTTCCCATACTGGCGGTGGCGATCATTCTCCTTTATTCTTACAAGGAGAACAAGGCCAAAAAACGCGCGATGGAAGAGGGGACAGCAGCACAAAAGTCCCCGGTGTCTCCCCGAGAGCTGATCGCCAAGGGCGTGGAGAGCGTAATTATCGTGCTGCTGATTGCGGCGTTGATCCATATTATTGAGAACCCTACCGGGTTGAAATTTGCAGACAGCGTGAAGTTGGGCTACACCCAGGCGCCTTATGAATTTAACGGCGGCTTTTTCGGTGCGCTTATCGGTTGGGCACTGCTGACCTTTGGCAAGGCACCGGCCATTATTGTGGATTTGGTGCTGCTGGTGGTGGACTTTATGCTGCTGGCGCGACTGACGGTGATGCAGTTCTTAAACGGCGCGGCACAACCCGCAAAGAAAGCCTATGAAAAGGCAGGGGATGCCATTGAGGTGTACCGGGAGCGCCGCCAGGCCAATATTGATGTGCCCCTGGACGCGCACGCCCCCGGCGAACAGGAGGCGGAGGAGCCGCCTGCGCAAAAAGGCAAAAAGAAGAATACGGACGCTGTGGATACAGACAGTATTGTAAAAGAACTGAACCAGAAGCACAGCAAAAAAATAGCAGAGAAAAAACAGTCTGCCCCGGAAAAGGCCAAGTCCTTGGATGAGATTGTGGACAAGGCCACCGAGGAGGCCGATCCGAAGAAAACGGATCCGTCGGAAGTCTTTACCGTCACGGATGCCCAAATGGAAGCGGGTGTGGCAGATTATAAGCTGCCGCCGGTATCCCTGCTGACCCCTGCCCAGCATAAGTCTGTAAAAGATGTGAGCGGGGAGCTGAAATCCAATGCAGAGCGGCTCATCGACACCCTCCATTCCTTTAATGTGGACGCTACGATTACGGACATTAGCCGCGGCCCCACCGTGACCCGGTATGAGCTGAAACCGGCTGCCGGTGTGCGTATTTCTAAAATCACCAATTTGTCCGACGATATTGCTCTGAATTTGGCGGCCACCCATGTGCGTATTGAGGCCCCCATTCCCGGCAAAGCGGCGGTGGGTATCGAGGTGCCCAATTCCGTAAAAAGCGGCGTATCTATGCGCGAGCTGATCGACACGCCGGAGTTTGGCAAGCAGCGGTCGATGCTGTCTGTGGGCCTTGGGCGGGATATTTCCGGCGATGCGGTGTACTGTGATGTGGCAAAGATGCCCCATCTGCTGATCGCCGGTACCACCGGTTCCGGTAAGTCCGTGTGTATGAACAGCATTATTGTGTCTATTTTGTATCGTGCCAAGCCGGATGAGGTGAAGTTGGTACTGATTGACCCTAAAAAAGTAGAGTTTAGCAAGTATTCCGGCATTCCCCATTTGTTGGTGCCGGTGGTGACCGATCCCCGCAAGGCGGCAGGTGCGCTAGGCTGGGCTGTGTCTGAGATGCTCAAGCGTTACCAGACCTTTAGTGACACCGGCGTACGGGATATTGAGGGCTATAACAAATATGTGAAGAAGCATGAGGATATGCAGCCCATGCCTAAGATCGTCATTTGCATTGATGAGTTATCCGACCTGATGATGGCGGCGCCTAAGGAGATCGAGGACTCTATCTGCCGTTTGGCACAGATGGCACGTGCAGCGGGTATGCACCTGGTGATCGCCACCCAGCGTCCCTCCGTAGATGTAATTACCGGTCTGATCAAGGCCAACATTTCGTCTCGAATTGCGCTGACCGTCAGCTCGCAGATTGACTCTCGTACCATTTTGGACGCCTCCGGCGCCGAGAAGCTGCTGGGCTACGGCGATATGCTGTATGCGCCCATTGGCTCCTCCAAGCCCATTCGTGTGCAGGGCTGCTATATCAGCGATGAAGAAGTGGAGTCCCTGTGCGATTTTGTAAAGAGCCAGGGCGAGAGCCAGTACAGCGACGAAATTCAAAAAGAGATTGAGGCCAAGGCCGTGCAGGATAAAAAAAGTCCCTTTGAGGGCGACGAGAGTTCGGAACAGCTGGATCCCCGCTTTGAGGAAGCGGTGGAGATCGTGCTGGAGACCGGCACCGCGTCCACCTCTTTTTTGCAGCGCAAGTTGTCCGTAGGGTATGCCCGCGGGGCAAAAATTATGGACCAGCTGGAAGAGAAGGGGATCATCGGTCCCCAGGACGGCGCTAAAAAGCGTGAAGTGCGGATCAACAAACAGCAGTGGCTGGAAATGCAGAACCAAGGCCCGGCACCGAAAATGAATGCAGAGACCGCTGAGCAAATGCGCTTTGAGGAAGCGGAGTCAGATGAGGACCAAACCGATGCAGAATGATTTTTTACCCATTACTCCGGCAGAAATGCGCGAGCGAGGGTGGAAACAACCGGATTTTGTGTATGTGACGGGTGACGCCTATGTGGATCACCCGTCCTTTGGTGCTGCCATCATTACCCGCTTGCTGGAGAGCCAGGGGTTCAAGGTGGTGGTGCTCAGCCAGCCGGACTGGCACAGCGTGCGGGACTTTCAGAAATTCGGACGGCCCAAGTATGCTTTTTTGATCACTGCCGGGAATATTGACTCTATGGTGGCCCACTATACCGCCGCTAAGAAGCTGCGCCACGACGACGCATATACTGCCGGTGGCAAGCACGGCAAGCGCCCGGATCGGGCGGTGAATGTGTATACCCGCCTGGCAAAAGAGGCCTACTCGGACTGTCCGGTGATTTTAGGCGGGCTGGAGGCGTCCCTGCGCCGCTTTGCGCATTACGATTATTGGGACGATGCCATTCGACCCTCTGCGCTGGTGGACTCCGGTGCTGATCTGCTGATCTACGGTATGGGAGAGAAGCAGATAACGGAGATCGCCCGCCGCCTGCGAGCGGGTGAGCCGCTGGGCAGTATGCACGATATTCGGGGCACCATGTATGCGGTGCCCACTAAAGACACACCCTTTGGTGGGGTAGAGTGTCCCTCCTTTGAGAATGTGTGTGCCTCTAAAAAGGAATATGCCCGCTCTTGCCGACTGGAGCAGGACGAGCAGGATCATGTGCGGGGCAAGCTGCTCAAGCAGCGCCACGGCAAGGTGATGGTGGTGCAAAATCCGCCTATGGAGCCGCTGACCACCTCGGAGCTGGACCGGGTGTACAGCCTGCCGTATATGCGGGCGTACCATCCCAGTTATGAAAAACTGGGCGGTGTGCCGGGCATTGAAGAAGTGCGCTTTTCCATTACCCACAATCGGGGATGTTTCGGCGCTTGCAATTTCTGTTCCATTGCATTCCATCAAGGGCGTTATGTGACCTCTCGCAGCAAAAAAAGTCTGCTGATTGAAGCGCAAAAGATTACCCAAATGCCGGACTTCAAGGGCTATATTCATGATGTGGGCGGCCCCACCGCCAACTTCCGCCACCCCAGCTGCGCCTTGCAGGAGCAGCACGGCCTGTGCAAGGGCAAAAAATGCTTGGCGCCGAAACCATGCCCCAATTTGCAGGCGGACCACCGGGAATATTTGGACATTCTTCGGGCGCTGCGGCAGGTGGATGGAGTCAAGAAAGTGTTTATCCGCAGCGGTATTCGCTATGATTATCTGCTTTGTGACCCGGACGACAGCTTCTTCCGGGAGTTGGTGCAGCACCATGTGAGCGGCCAGCTGAAAGTGGCACCGGAGCACTGCTCCGCTGCGGTGCTGGACAAAATGGGCAAGCCCCATATTGAAGCGTATATTGAGTTTTCCCGCCGGTATTTTACCTACACCGGCCAAATCCAAAAGGAGCAGTACCTGGTGCCGTATCTGATGAGCTCGCACCCCGGCTCCCGGTTGGACGATGCCATTGAACTGGCGTGTTTCTTAAAGAAAAATCACATTCGCCCGGAGCAGGTGCAGGACTTTTATCCCACCCCGGGTACCATCTCCACCTGTATGTTCTATACGGAGGTGGATCCGTACACCATGGAATCGGTCTATGTGGCCAAGAACGCCCACGACAAGGCACTTCAGCGGGCACTGCTTCAGTATTATAATCCTAAGAACTACGCCCTTTGTTCTGAGGCACTGCGTCGAGCCCATCGTACTGATCTGATCGGCAATGGCCCTAAGTGTTTGATCCCGGCAACACCGCCCGGCGGACGACCGGATGACCGTTCCGGTGGTAAAGCAAAGGGGAGCGTGCGCGGCTACGGAAAGCCGGTTGGCGGAAACAATCGCTTTGACGGAAAGTCCACCAAGCGTAAACCCTATGGCAACCGATCCGGGAAAAGGAAATAGAAATGAAAAAAGCACGACAGCTGAAACTGTCGTGCTTTTTGGTGCGGGTAACAGGGGTCGAACCTGCACGGTTGCCCACAGGAACCTAAATCCTGCGTGTCTGCCAATTCCACCATACCCGCATAACGGCTCTTATTTTAGCATTTTGTGCCAAAAAAATCAAGTATAAAAAAAGCGAAGCCGCAAAGCTCCGCTCTTTATTCCGCCCAGCCGCCGTGTGACGAGAATAACCTGCATCTCAAGCAGGTGGGTGACCGCCGTTCGGTTTTGTGCTTCCAACGTCCCCGCAGGGGAGGCCTGCATACCCGCCGACCGAGCAGGAAACCCTTGTAAAAAATTGTTCGGGTTATTAAATCACACGGTTGTCGAGAAGGGCAGAACAGATGTTCTGTTCTTTATTCTTACTGCTCCGGCTCAAAATATTCTACATCATATTTCTTTTCTACCATAGCCATCAGAATATCGGAGACCTGCTCAAATTCCATCTCGTCCTCGATCTCGGCCAGATATTCCTCGCCGTTTTCCTCCAGCACTTTCAGAATAATGACCTCGTTGTCTGCCTCTACGATTTCTTCCGCCTCATCGTGGTACTCGGTGATGGCCACATACACATCGTCGTCCGTCTCGTATCGCTCCAGCAGTTCAAATACAATCTCGTTGCCGTCGTCGTCGGTCACGGAGATCAGGTCCGGTTCGTACAGTTCTTTGTTATCGCTCATAGTTCTCACGCCTTTCTTTTTGCATTATACTCTATTTGCCCATTGCCGTCAATGGCTATTTTGTGGTTGGCGGGGGACAAATCCCATATTTTGCATAATGTGGAAAATCATTATCAGTAATGCACAAAAAATCAAAAAAATATGTAAAAACCTATTGACAACTGCCAACTTTGGTGCTACTATGTAGTTGAACACAGGAGGTAAGCCTTAGGAAGTAGTTAAGGCGTGTTCAATCTAATAAGGAGGTCGGTCCAATGGAGAGTGAACCCTTTCAGCAGACCGCCTGTACCGCTCGTCAATAGAGTATAACGGATTTGTGTATGGACAGAGTGCAAATCGGAATTGCACGGCGCACACAAGCTCAAGTGAGCAAAGTAAGAGTTATCATGCAGGATTGATTGGAACGGCAGGCGCTGATTCAACTGAATAGTAAAGGTATATATCGGTCATCCACCTGCAAGTGACCTGGGAGTACCGCTAGGCGGTGCTTTCATAGATGATGTATTTTACGACCAGG comes from Oscillospiraceae bacterium and encodes:
- a CDS encoding ATP-dependent Clp protease proteolytic subunit — protein: MPHTNEDTEKEIENEEVQTEDLQPNLQTGSITVQKDGHFIHCLTVIGQIEGHYILPSQNKTTKYEHVIPQLVAIEESDDVEGLLIILNTVGGDVEAGLAIAELLSTMRTPTASLVLGGGHSIGVPLAVSCRRSFIVPSATMTVHPVRMNGLVLGVPQTLSYFEKMQDRIVRFIAHNAKISADDFRALMMKTGELVMDVGTVLDGAGAVDCGLIDQMGGLSDALAFLNRTIEEEHHAVDGH
- a CDS encoding DUF1292 domain-containing protein, with translation MSDNKELYEPDLISVTDDDGNEIVFELLERYETDDDVYVAITEYHDEAEEIVEADNEVIILKVLEENGEEYLAEIEDEMEFEQVSDILMAMVEKKYDVEYFEPEQ
- a CDS encoding DNA translocase FtsK; its protein translation is MANVQKKNARGHRREEKKAAARGTAPAPKKRTKAEQARWEQMELEAQAAAAKRQENISRIVGVAIFALSVIFFFVAVIGGDGAWKVVHNVYLGLFGMLAAVLFPILAVAIILLYSYKENKAKKRAMEEGTAAQKSPVSPRELIAKGVESVIIVLLIAALIHIIENPTGLKFADSVKLGYTQAPYEFNGGFFGALIGWALLTFGKAPAIIVDLVLLVVDFMLLARLTVMQFLNGAAQPAKKAYEKAGDAIEVYRERRQANIDVPLDAHAPGEQEAEEPPAQKGKKKNTDAVDTDSIVKELNQKHSKKIAEKKQSAPEKAKSLDEIVDKATEEADPKKTDPSEVFTVTDAQMEAGVADYKLPPVSLLTPAQHKSVKDVSGELKSNAERLIDTLHSFNVDATITDISRGPTVTRYELKPAAGVRISKITNLSDDIALNLAATHVRIEAPIPGKAAVGIEVPNSVKSGVSMRELIDTPEFGKQRSMLSVGLGRDISGDAVYCDVAKMPHLLIAGTTGSGKSVCMNSIIVSILYRAKPDEVKLVLIDPKKVEFSKYSGIPHLLVPVVTDPRKAAGALGWAVSEMLKRYQTFSDTGVRDIEGYNKYVKKHEDMQPMPKIVICIDELSDLMMAAPKEIEDSICRLAQMARAAGMHLVIATQRPSVDVITGLIKANISSRIALTVSSQIDSRTILDASGAEKLLGYGDMLYAPIGSSKPIRVQGCYISDEEVESLCDFVKSQGESQYSDEIQKEIEAKAVQDKKSPFEGDESSEQLDPRFEEAVEIVLETGTASTSFLQRKLSVGYARGAKIMDQLEEKGIIGPQDGAKKREVRINKQQWLEMQNQGPAPKMNAETAEQMRFEEAESDEDQTDAE
- a CDS encoding aconitate hydratase; the protein is MGLTLAQKLIKSHLVEGEMIPGQEIGLKIDQTLTQDATGTMAYLEFEAMGVDRVKTERSVAYIDHNTLQTGFENADDHRYIQTVTKKHGIYFSRPGNGICHQVHLERFGIPGKTLIGSDSHTPTGGGIGMLAMGAGGMDVAVAMGGGTYYIPMPTMTRINLTGYLKPWVSAKDVILEVLRRMTVKGGVGKIIEYGGEGVKTLSVPERATITNMGAELGATTSIFPSDEITLAFLKAQDRADDWTEILPDPDAQYDEVINIDLCALEPMAACPHMPDKVKTTEEIGKIKVDQVAIGSCTNSSFVDMMKVAKILKGKTVCPTVSLCIAPGSKQVLNMLAMNGALGDMIGAGARILESACGPCIGMGQSPNSGGISLRTFNRNFEGRSGTKDAGIYLVSPEVAAASALTGYLTDPRDLGEAPTVEMPEHFTINDNMIEPPAGPEEAASIEVLRGPNIKPFPKTEPLPESITAKAVLKVGDNITTDHIMPAGAKILPYRSNIPHLSQFCFGVCDESFPERIKAEGKGIIIGGANYGQGSSREHAALVPLYLGVKAVITKSFARIHVANLVNAGILPFTFANEADYDRIDQMDQLELADIRTAMENNTPVVLKNLTKNEKYPLDASHLSARQRAMLLCGGLLDYTRESNK
- a CDS encoding YgiQ family radical SAM protein — translated: MQNDFLPITPAEMRERGWKQPDFVYVTGDAYVDHPSFGAAIITRLLESQGFKVVVLSQPDWHSVRDFQKFGRPKYAFLITAGNIDSMVAHYTAAKKLRHDDAYTAGGKHGKRPDRAVNVYTRLAKEAYSDCPVILGGLEASLRRFAHYDYWDDAIRPSALVDSGADLLIYGMGEKQITEIARRLRAGEPLGSMHDIRGTMYAVPTKDTPFGGVECPSFENVCASKKEYARSCRLEQDEQDHVRGKLLKQRHGKVMVVQNPPMEPLTTSELDRVYSLPYMRAYHPSYEKLGGVPGIEEVRFSITHNRGCFGACNFCSIAFHQGRYVTSRSKKSLLIEAQKITQMPDFKGYIHDVGGPTANFRHPSCALQEQHGLCKGKKCLAPKPCPNLQADHREYLDILRALRQVDGVKKVFIRSGIRYDYLLCDPDDSFFRELVQHHVSGQLKVAPEHCSAAVLDKMGKPHIEAYIEFSRRYFTYTGQIQKEQYLVPYLMSSHPGSRLDDAIELACFLKKNHIRPEQVQDFYPTPGTISTCMFYTEVDPYTMESVYVAKNAHDKALQRALLQYYNPKNYALCSEALRRAHRTDLIGNGPKCLIPATPPGGRPDDRSGGKAKGSVRGYGKPVGGNNRFDGKSTKRKPYGNRSGKRK